A stretch of DNA from Montipora foliosa isolate CH-2021 chromosome 4, ASM3666993v2, whole genome shotgun sequence:
TTATCTGAGGCACAATAAAATCCTTTCGGAAAAGTACACACAATAAAGCCACAAAATCGAAAACAAATTCCTTACTTTTTGAACATATTCCAGCAgaaatttgcaacttttttTCAAGTCACATGGACTCAGTTGTTGCCGTCCAAAATAGATGCGCAATTCGCCAGCGATCAGTGTAACCAGCCATTTTTTCGAAAAGGATATAGGCTTTCGTGTACGATTCAATGGAAATCCAAAACAATTAAAACATCAATATGGCGACGGGTCGCGAGACGCGTAGCAATCCAGTGCCAAAACATATCGTGGGAGAGAAGGTCCTTTGCTACGAACCCGATCCCAACAAGGCTAGAGTACTGTATGAATCAAAGGTAAACCTGTTTCGGGTGTGTGCCTCGATGTTTTGTTGATAGACTCGATACTAAAGTTTGTTATTGTCGGGAAACAAACAATATATATTTTATGTGGATTTGCAGAGATTATCTGAGATTTGCAGGTTGCATGTCAATTTTCCGGAAGTACCTTTGATATAGTTTCAATTCATTTTAATGGAATAACTGGAGCCTTAAAACACTGCTTCACTAACTGTTTAGCGAGGACCATCTGATCTTGTTCGCGTGTAATGCAATCAACACCGCAGTCGGGACACGTTGATTGAGAGTGGAAACATTAACTACTGCCATTAAACTTCCGGTGTATTTTTTGCGCTGTCGTGTCAGAGCGGGTTTCATGAGTGCCAAAaccagagtaattactttggccaatcaaaaaggacggagacaattcattaaaccaatcaaaactcgaagtaaatacacgtagccgacacaaagggcgggaaaatgtgcacgcacgagccacgattagttttggtttcacttctgattggttgacaaaatggcacGAGAaatttgagccaatcactgagtgacataatgcaaaaccaaagtaattcactaattattTTCAACACGCAATTGGAAACCGCTATATGTAAGTGTGAAACAttacaaagcaaaacaaaacatcttTGCAACTTGTGCGCCAAGGTATTGATGAGGAAACAGTAAGCTACTAAGGTCTCGTGGTTACTTGGGGGATACAAGGGCTgctctttcatataccggatccgaaacaATTAATGTCcatgaaagaaaagaacaaagcaaACATAGCAttatacctaattagcaaggcctaattaACGGGCTTCAAAGTCAATTCCAGTGCAATTGCGGAAGTTTGCTGAGACTTCAGTGGGGCGTGGTCTAGGAGACAATGGgttaacatacatgtaacagGTATCAATTACAATAATTAGACATAAATTTGAGGttctataaaaataaaattaaacacgTTTGTTAAtgaaacatgtacatgtacattatgcCATGTGCTGTCCAGGTTTTAGAAGTGGATATCACCAAAGATGACAAAGGGAAAAGGATTCCTGaatatttcattcatttcaatGGTTGGAACAGAAGGTAACAAAACAgcaaataatgttttttttgttgataTTCCTTATACATAACTGTATAGAAAAGAAATGTAAGAATCATATGGATGGCTCAGATTTTCCTGCTCCTACAGTAGTACTATCTTATAATAAGGATCTCTTTATCTTCTGTGCACTTTCATGATCCTTTCTTTTTGAAGCATTCCAGTTGAATGGCTaacaacaagaacaataattattattgatgcaTGAAATGAGAAATTAAGGAATCATAATattatattgaactgcggatatgaaatcaagtgaagctatgatccttgcagttatgaatgcaattttggCATtgaattgcatagagaagcctgaagaattcaggacttcaacctGCTTTGAACCTGTGACGTCACGATACTGGTACATGACTTTCTAATATAACCGAGCTATGAAGCAACTGAGTTTGGAAGCTGGTcgtttgtgggttctaatgttcctgtgatgagtgaatcaacgaatgaaacgatatatgaaaggaatcatatCTTACAAGTTGCCAGTGAAAATGTCTTTCAAACATCTAAGAGAATAATTTTCTGCCAGCAGAAACTTTACTCTAATGCTTGCAGCCGGTCTACTGTAACTGTCgctcacaataattatttgactTCAGTTTTCATGCAGTTTTGGAAATGCCTGTAAGGTAGAATCAACTGCTGACTATAAAATACTGATACATTGACTCCTACACGGAGGAGTGAGACTcaaaatattttactctgtccaacacctgacgattttactcgtcaattgggagggggggtgggggggggggggctgcagtgtAGCCATTGACTCCTACATGAAGGAGTGAGACTCGATATATTTTTATTCTGTCTGgcaacaccagacgattttactcatcataTGGGGGGCAGGGGTGGGGGGTGAAGTCAATGGGTTGATAATACTATGCATGGTTGTTGTATAACCATTTGATaccactttgattttttttctcagttgGGATCGATGGGTTATGGAAGATCAGGTTTTGAAGGACTCTGACGGTAACAGATCTCTGATGGTTAAACTTCATGATCAAGCATTAAAGTAAGTAAATGCCCACTTTTAACTGTTTCAACCAATGATTTATTAAGTGACTGTAAGTTTTTCGCAAAGTACAGTTACCGGTAAGTTTATGCTTGCTAATTATATATGtcattgaatgaaataaaaataatgtataTTTCAAGATGTGCAGGTTGTAGATGAAATGGAGAACTGATCGTTGCacatatctggacaatttaagcaattctcttacagacacctgaacaATTCGATAGGCTTTTTGGGCTCATGTGCAAACTCCACATACAGTATGTAAGTGCGAgaatcacttctccattttgaaTAATGTTATAATCACaaggaaaaaagaacaacatcTGATCTTCTAAGGTAATGGTTATCCCTTCCCCTCCTACGCATGACACttgcagattttactctgtgttcTGTCATAGGATTTTATTTGCCAATGGTATCAAGGGAATGAAATAGTTAAATGTCAACATGTCCCTTTATCCTTTTCCATCCAAGGGGTAACGCTTACAtgcacattaatttttaatctcaGACTGTGTAATGCCACATTATTGTCAGTCACAGGGCAGAAAGGGTTGAGTGGAAGTTTAAACTCTTGTTTGTAGCTAGAGGAGTTAATTCCTCTTCTCTCTATAGCTTCCAACTTCTACTGTGACAGCTTTCAGATTTTAAATTAAAGTACATGTACTCTTCATCCTGAGAGTCTTTTTTTGTGCCCTAAATAAATACCATTGCTTGTAAAACAGACTGCATTTTTATTCTTGACCctaaaatgtttgattttatggTTTTTAATCACCTCTAATTTATTCTTAAATTTCGAAATGAAAgggcaagaaaaaagaagaggaGACTAACACAGGGTTCTGAAAGCAAAGATTCAGATGGTGCTACCAAAACGGAAAACAGATCATCCATTTCAGAAGCggcaagttatttttttgtagaATTAAATTTAAAGATAGTTATTTCAAGCTCTAGCTTTCTTTTCGGCTGGATTTTCAACTGAACTTCTCCAACTTTTGTACTAGTTTCACACAGTTCGCTTttcttaaggacagtgcctactattgttattgcgcatacgttctgagcatctccagatactcggatctCCATCTCGCCGATGCTTAGTAatacagggatgtttttgcggggtttaaaactatccggagaaagtaccgggtagatcttagtaagtactcttggtatccaaaaagaaaattgggggtaaccatgcattttaaagctttttacaaatattattcatgaattatctttgaaaaatgcgtggttacccccaatttttgttttgcatttcaataacacttgttaagatctgaatttcctgcataatcacacaccggggcaaaaatatctttaattagtaggcaccgacGGTCCTTAAATGCAGTTAAATGTATgttaaacaaagttaacaacaAAGAGCAGCAGTGGTCTGGGGTGGTGAATCATTTAAATGCAGTCAGTGGTGTTTGGCATAGGTGCATACTCATTCAGTcatttaaataaatattgaacCAGCTTCTTTGTGCCATGCTGGGCTTTTCATTATGGTTGATGTGACATGTAGGGACTCAGTCACTTGATGTGGCCTCTGATTTGGCTTGAAGTGAATCTTGATCTGACATGGACTCACTATTGACTTAGTAAACTGCTAAACTCCTAAATTCAGCTtcttattataaattataatattaatgaCATATAATTTAAACCATTTCATAGGTTGAAAATCCTGATTTACCAAGGGTAGAGATTGAAATTCCAAGTCAACTAAAACTGAAACTTGAAGATGATTGCTATTTTATTAAACGGAAAAAGAAGGCAAGTCACAACAGATACCATAATATGATTACAGCTGTAAATGCTCTCTAATGAGAGCTGAATGCTGAATGCAAAACATTCAGACATGACTTTTTTATTCCTGTTTTGGCTACTATGTTATATTTCGATTATGGCAGCATGGTTTGGGACTATTTGAGTGAATGCCTCCAGAAATTGCAGAATTGTGCCACTTAGTAGAGCCTGATTAGATTAGTACAAAATTGCCTTTTGATACGAACTCGAACCACCTCCTAACCACCCTTAACTGGGAGAGGCTATCAATTCCACAAAAGAAACGGAAAGCCTTAAGttaatgatgtacatgtataagacAATGAATGGACATGCCTCAGATTATCTTGAACGTCTTTTCGCTTAGCATTATTCTACGTAATTACAACCTGAGAAACTCTGAGGGAAAACTAGCCTTGCCAAAGCTGAGATCTCATTatttaaaacaaagcttctcctatAGCGGGGCCACATTGTGGAATAGGTCGTACGGTGAcctcgcacagatgggttaccatatttccttACCAATGGTGCTCCACGCATGCACCCGGCTCCGCTAATCAAAAATTGCATGAACTTGTGAAATttgtcattttgaaatattggtagccaggatttttctttttaGCAAGGGATTCATAAATAATGTATCTATAGTGGGATAATATTGGTAATAATGAGTATTAAgacttaaaatacaaagcaccATTGTGATACTGAATAGCTTTGAAATTGTGTACTTTAAaaccactgacccctgggattgagattttactctatctaatgccATACACTTTTTAGATACTtatcagggggggggggggggggggtgggttcAGGATTCAATGGTTTTAAAACAATCTTGCATCTTGCTTGATGCCTAATTTAATTTTACTGATCAGAACACTGCTTTatgatttaatattttttatacCAGCTTGTACAACTTCCAAGAACTCCCAATGTTGCTCAAATTCTAAATGAGTACTTTCAGCATTATAAGGATTTTTACCCAGGACAGAGGTGTGTGAACTTTATGGCATTATCTTCTTAACTTGTCATTATTGTGGTTTAGTTTGGTGATGATCATGCAATACAGGAAGCTGCAATCACTCTTTCAATGTGCCAGGGACAGTTTCACGGTcttgcgcatgtccaagcttaAATGGCGCTAGCAGgagtaaattttacggtttcttactgaaccaggtGATGTTCCTTAATCACAGAGAGTATGACTGAGGTCCAAGTGTGTTTGAAGATACTGCGGGTTTACGCATAAAATATGAAATTTAGTTTTGACCATCAAACTTATTGTACGGGCCGAATGTTTTATTATACGCACAAGTTATCTATTTGCATGCggtaggttcataacacaaaggaaattattgcaaaagtaattccaaGGAGTAATTCCAGttctatggcattgtttccgttttctatgttgtttcaataacaatggaacTAAATGGGCTGGCGTTTGCCCATGAGAAGACATGAAACCCGTCCCATTAACAAGGCCAGATAACAACACCACAAACCCTCACTAGATATGTGCAGAAAGTAGATGCACGCGGCTGGTACTAATTGTCATGAAGCGTGCATCTAATTTCTCGTATTTCTGGATATAAGTGTCAAGAAAACATATCTGATTCAGTTGTTGTAGGGCTAGGAATCCCCTCTGGAGGAGTAATGTCCAGTAATTTAACATTAGTATCAGTACATCTATGATTACATTTTTATATGTTTAGCTGGGTCCTGCAGAGATCATGATGAACATATCGGTGACAGTAatcaataatgatgatgattgttttctgtgaaaatacattgttcgtggttagtcgtacgaagctcgtttcatcccaaccaagggactcatcagagagacctttctgcttggcaaactcgttgggcaaatgagcttcgtaagactaaccacaAACAATggattttcacaagtaactgttaACTTTAAATAGTGTTGATTGTTTTCTGGTCTCACTTTCAAACAGCTCCAACTTGATCAAAGAGGTCATGGATGGTTTACGGATCTACTTTGATTTCACACTTCCAACCTTGCTTCTGTACAACTTTGAGCGAGAGCAATACAATTCCGTGATGAAACTTGCACCAGACCCAGAGGGGGTTTCCAAAGAAGCCCACCGCGCTGAGATGAATGGTAAAACACAAGTAGAAGATAAATATGGTGTTGTGAGTTCATCCACAGAAAGCTCGCCTGTTAAGCAGGAATTTGGAAATACAATTACAAGTCCAGCTGAACCAAAGGAGGAAGGTTTGTTTGTAGTGGATAAGCTTGTGTTTAATGCGATTATGGTAACGAATCCGATTCGACAAATGCGTCAAGGCGTTGGTCGACTCGTGACCGACATGCAACAATTTTGAATGACCAATAAAGACGCATAGTGTTCCCTCCCAAAGCGTTAGTCcatgaaaatcaaaattgataaCGATAGCTAAAAGAAGTCTTCTCGATAATTTGGAGTTGGGTCGAGATTACTAGGACAACTCGTTGGCCAACGAATTGCGAACCGCTGAAATGCAAGTGCTTCAAGGCCAACGCTTGAAAACAACGTGACCCTCCTTTGTACGTATCTACGTGCTCATTGCCGTGAGGTCAACACATACGGTGTAATAAAGTGCAAAGGTCTGACGGCCGGTGTGACCTTGTATTTCAGTTGGTGGAGCAACATTCTAATCTAGAGGTCTCTGGCTGGATTCCCATCCTGGGGTCAATTCAATAAAAAGGATACACATGTAGTTTACAAGTCGAACCCTTGTTTTTACACGTGCACACGGCCGTGCACATAGAAGTGAGTTCAATAAACATCGTTACAAGTCGTTTTTACAAGACTCCGACTTGTAATTACAGGTGCAGCGCTACACCTGTAAAATTCGGTACGTGCACAATTCAAGGAAAGTTTTACAGGAGTCCGACTTGTATCTTGACAAACGTTCAACTTGTCAATTACAAGTGCTAACTGCAAGTCGTAAGTTACTTGTAAGTTTAACGTACGACTTGTAGGAAGAGTCTTTCAAAAATTTTGATATGTTGTAGAACTTGAAGAACTATGGAGACACCGGGTTATTCTGCAACCTAGAAATTTTGAGGAAAGACGGTTGCTTTTTCGGGAGAAATATCGCCACTCTGTCAAAGCATTCGAGTATTAATTTGCAGCAAATAAACCTCATGCAAATAGAACTTTCACATGTAGTCTACAAGCGTATTCAAGTTGAAATACAATAGTAAGGGTATAGTTGTACGTTACAATTCTATCGTGACCCGAGCTACACGTGTATAGAATCTTTTAGTGAATTCATGAATTTACAAGTTGGACTTTACACGTATAATTTACACGAGTAAAAACTACGCGTATAACTCTTTTATTGACTTGACCCCtggccagagtttttctctctacttgtgtggacccatttcaTTCAATGCCATGGAGTACGTGGGAATATAAAGCCCTTAAATTTACTCCATGGAAGTtcattctgttgaaatataagtgctactcAGCTAAGGTTTGACAGAACACAACAGAAACCGTAAAAGTGTTTCGTAATCAGCCGATCACAATGCTGGATATTTGATACATTTTCTTGTTCGGCTACTTTGATTCACGGCAGTGAGAAACTAGTGCTTTTGGAGAAGTTGGCTGCACTTcgacccctcccccctcctgtGGCATTTTGCAAGGCACTCTTGGTATCATTTTAAAGtcgtactatgatcaaaaaaccacttccttttttccttcagatt
This window harbors:
- the LOC138000368 gene encoding MSL complex subunit 3-like isoform X1; the encoded protein is MATGRETRSNPVPKHIVGEKVLCYEPDPNKARVLYESKVLEVDITKDDKGKRIPEYFIHFNGWNRSWDRWVMEDQVLKDSDGNRSLMVKLHDQALKARKKKRRLTQGSESKDSDGATKTENRSSISEAVENPDLPRVEIEIPSQLKLKLEDDCYFIKRKKKLVQLPRTPNVAQILNEYFQHYKDFYPGQSSNLIKEVMDGLRIYFDFTLPTLLLYNFEREQYNSVMKLAPDPEGVSKEAHRAEMNGKTQVEDKYGVVSSSTESSPVKQEFGNTITSPAEPKEEVKQERSLRRRTLRITAASVEASQSATVSSTSSLPELNTPIAKRRAVEIEDIHPNTPDAPLPANAFPTSPIPSSLSVTTNVMPSQVYGPEHFLRLFVKLPGLLARTDMPERNLCVLLEQINIFLKYLAEKSSALFPEDAYYNSLV
- the LOC138000368 gene encoding MSL complex subunit 3-like isoform X2 — translated: MEDQVLKDSDGNRSLMVKLHDQALKARKKKRRLTQGSESKDSDGATKTENRSSISEAVENPDLPRVEIEIPSQLKLKLEDDCYFIKRKKKLVQLPRTPNVAQILNEYFQHYKDFYPGQSSNLIKEVMDGLRIYFDFTLPTLLLYNFEREQYNSVMKLAPDPEGVSKEAHRAEMNGKTQVEDKYGVVSSSTESSPVKQEFGNTITSPAEPKEEVKQERSLRRRTLRITAASVEASQSATVSSTSSLPELNTPIAKRRAVEIEDIHPNTPDAPLPANAFPTSPIPSSLSVTTNVMPSQVYGPEHFLRLFVKLPGLLARTDMPERNLCVLLEQINIFLKYLAEKSSALFPEDAYYNSLV